The Skermanella pratensis genome has a window encoding:
- a CDS encoding efflux RND transporter permease subunit — protein sequence MVLSDISIQRPVLAVVLNALLVVFGIFAFTKLPVREYPSVDPPVVSISTNYEGASAEVIETQITQMMEGAVSGVEGIKTIRSTSREGSSNVRIEFLLTRDIEGAANDVRDRVSRAARSLPDEADAPVIAKVDSDSSPILWATLTSEQLSRLELTDYARRVLVDRITAVPGVADVRISGQRIYAMRVWLDRNALAARNLTVQDVETALRRENAELPAGRIESAQREFTVRTDTRLSRAEQFSRIVISQRSGNFIRLGDVARIELGTRDDRGDYTVNARAAVGLGVTKQATANTMDVAEGVKALLRQVGTTLPADAAIDVSFDESVFIAESIYQVFHALTIALGLVVLVTWVFLRDLRATVIPAVAIPVSIVAAFTVLAALGYSINVLTLLALVLAIGLVVDDAIIVVENVSRRIDLGEPPLLAAYRGAGQIGFAVIATTAVLIAVIFPLVLLQDTVGRFFKEFAVTLGAAVAFSALVALTLTPMMCSQVLRGQHGGVVFRLTERFFDGMTRVYSRLLDGVLAAPVLMLALLGALTGATWYLFTLVPQEFTPPEDRGSFRITVTAPEGASQDYTRREMGAVEGILAPYRESGEIASVLAILNPGWGGQTGVNRATIQVRLAPWDRRVRSQAELMAELRGKLQAVPGARVAAFAGGGIARSGALNQVQMVLGGSSYEELAVWRDLLIERLRDEPGFGTIQANYDETKPQLRVTVDRDRAADLGLGTRDIGETLETLVGGRAVTRFTDRGEEYDVMVQATASDRADPRDLSNIFLRAGSSEKLVPLSSVVTVRDVAGPSELGRVDRLRAITVTANLEGIAMGTAIDVVRRAAAEVLPGQVRLSFDGSARELQESSAAIYFAFGMALLIAFLVLAAQFESFTLPSIVMLTVPLALFGGLAAIVATAMTLNIYTQIGLVMLIGLIAKNAILIVEFANQMRDEGRAMDVAIREAAATRLRPILMTSIATVFGAVPLAMAEGAGAESRMAIGLVIVGGVSVGSLLSLFGTPLLYSLLARRLQPIGRIRRRIQELELQHAKPKEDVPAE from the coding sequence ATGGTGCTTTCCGACATCTCGATCCAGCGCCCGGTGCTCGCCGTCGTGCTCAACGCCCTGCTGGTGGTCTTCGGCATCTTCGCCTTCACCAAGCTCCCGGTGCGCGAGTATCCCAGCGTCGATCCGCCGGTCGTCTCGATCAGCACCAATTACGAGGGCGCGTCGGCCGAGGTGATCGAGACCCAGATCACCCAGATGATGGAAGGCGCCGTCAGCGGCGTCGAGGGGATCAAGACGATCCGCTCGACCAGCCGCGAAGGGTCGTCCAACGTCCGGATCGAGTTCCTGCTGACCCGCGACATCGAGGGAGCCGCCAACGACGTGCGGGACCGCGTCTCGCGCGCCGCCCGCAGCCTGCCGGACGAAGCCGACGCTCCCGTCATCGCCAAGGTGGACAGCGACAGCTCGCCGATCCTGTGGGCGACCCTGACCAGCGAACAGCTCAGCCGGCTGGAGCTGACCGACTATGCCCGGCGCGTCCTGGTCGACCGGATCACCGCCGTCCCGGGCGTCGCCGACGTGCGGATCAGCGGGCAGCGGATCTACGCGATGCGGGTCTGGCTGGACCGCAACGCGCTGGCGGCGCGCAACCTGACCGTCCAGGACGTCGAGACCGCGCTCCGCCGGGAGAACGCGGAGCTGCCGGCCGGCCGCATCGAGTCGGCACAGCGCGAGTTCACCGTCCGCACCGACACCAGGCTGTCTCGGGCCGAGCAGTTCTCCCGCATCGTCATTTCCCAGCGGAGCGGGAACTTCATCCGGCTGGGCGACGTGGCGCGGATCGAGCTGGGGACCCGCGACGACCGCGGGGACTACACCGTCAATGCGCGCGCGGCAGTCGGCCTGGGCGTCACCAAGCAGGCGACCGCCAACACGATGGATGTGGCGGAAGGCGTCAAGGCGCTGCTCCGGCAGGTCGGCACAACCCTGCCCGCCGACGCGGCGATCGACGTCTCGTTCGACGAGAGCGTGTTCATCGCAGAGTCGATCTACCAGGTGTTCCACGCGCTGACGATCGCGCTGGGCCTGGTGGTCCTGGTCACCTGGGTGTTCCTCCGCGACCTGCGCGCCACGGTCATCCCGGCCGTCGCCATCCCGGTGTCGATCGTCGCCGCCTTCACCGTGCTGGCGGCGCTCGGCTATTCGATCAACGTGCTGACCCTGCTGGCTCTGGTGCTCGCGATCGGGCTGGTGGTCGACGACGCGATCATCGTGGTCGAGAATGTCAGCCGCCGGATCGACCTGGGCGAGCCGCCGCTGCTGGCGGCCTACCGCGGCGCCGGGCAGATCGGCTTCGCGGTGATCGCGACCACGGCGGTGCTGATCGCGGTGATCTTCCCGCTCGTCCTTCTGCAGGATACGGTCGGCCGCTTCTTCAAGGAATTCGCGGTCACGCTCGGAGCCGCGGTCGCCTTCTCGGCGTTGGTGGCGCTGACGCTGACGCCGATGATGTGCTCGCAGGTGCTTCGCGGCCAACACGGCGGGGTGGTGTTCCGCCTCACCGAGCGGTTCTTCGACGGCATGACCCGGGTCTACTCCAGGCTCCTCGACGGCGTGCTGGCCGCACCCGTTCTGATGCTGGCGCTGCTCGGCGCGCTGACCGGCGCGACCTGGTACCTGTTCACCCTGGTGCCGCAGGAGTTCACCCCGCCGGAAGACCGCGGCAGTTTCCGCATCACGGTGACGGCGCCGGAAGGCGCCAGCCAGGACTATACCCGGCGGGAGATGGGCGCGGTGGAGGGTATCCTGGCGCCCTACCGGGAAAGCGGGGAGATCGCAAGCGTGCTGGCGATCCTCAACCCCGGCTGGGGCGGCCAGACCGGCGTCAACCGGGCGACGATCCAGGTCCGGCTGGCGCCCTGGGACCGGCGCGTCCGGTCGCAGGCGGAGCTGATGGCGGAACTGCGCGGCAAGCTGCAGGCGGTGCCGGGCGCCCGCGTCGCCGCCTTCGCGGGAGGCGGCATCGCGCGGAGCGGCGCGCTCAACCAGGTGCAGATGGTCCTGGGCGGCAGCAGCTACGAGGAACTGGCGGTTTGGCGAGATCTGCTGATAGAGCGTCTGCGCGACGAGCCCGGATTCGGCACGATCCAGGCGAACTACGACGAGACCAAGCCGCAGCTCCGCGTCACGGTTGACCGCGACCGCGCCGCCGACCTGGGGCTCGGCACGCGGGACATCGGCGAAACCCTGGAGACGCTGGTCGGCGGACGCGCCGTCACCCGCTTCACCGACCGCGGCGAGGAATACGACGTGATGGTCCAGGCCACGGCCAGCGACCGCGCCGACCCGCGCGACCTGTCGAACATCTTCCTGCGCGCCGGATCATCGGAAAAGCTGGTGCCGCTCTCCAGCGTCGTGACCGTCCGGGACGTCGCCGGCCCCAGCGAGCTGGGCCGGGTCGACCGGCTGCGCGCGATCACGGTCACGGCCAACCTGGAAGGCATCGCCATGGGCACCGCCATCGACGTGGTGCGGAGGGCGGCGGCCGAGGTGCTGCCGGGGCAAGTGAGGCTGAGCTTCGACGGCTCGGCGCGCGAGCTTCAGGAATCAAGCGCCGCGATCTATTTCGCGTTCGGCATGGCCTTGCTGATCGCCTTCCTGGTGCTGGCTGCCCAGTTCGAAAGCTTCACCCTGCCCTCCATCGTCATGCTGACGGTGCCGCTGGCCCTGTTCGGCGGCCTGGCGGCGATCGTCGCGACCGCCATGACGCTGAACATCTACACCCAGATCGGGCTGGTAATGCTGATCGGCCTGATCGCCAAGAACGCCATCCTGATCGTCGAATTCGCCAACCAGATGCGCGACGAGGGCAGGGCCATGGACGTGGCGATCCGGGAGGCCGCCGCGACCCGGCTGCGCCCGATCCTGATGACCAGCATCGCCACGGTGTTCGGCGCGGTGCCGCTCGCCATGGCGGAGGGCGCCGGCGCGGAGAGCCGGATGGCGATCGGCTTGGTGATCGTCGGCGGCGTCTCGGTCGGGTCGCTGCTGTCGCTGTTCGGCACGCCCCTGCTCTACAGCCTGCTGGCGCGTCGTCTTCAGCCGATCGGCCGGATTCGCCGGCGCATCCAGGAATTGGAGCTGCAGCACGCCAAACCGAAGGAAGACGTACCGGCCGAGTAG
- a CDS encoding efflux RND transporter periplasmic adaptor subunit gives MRLIWQILLIAGLGGGAAGVWYGTPALHRNAPQAAAPDRAARPVNVVAAPARIGEIATVAEAVGTLRANEAVTVNSKQTGIIRAIRFDEGQWVERGSVLIELDDAEARAQLAVAEADRRNARQLLERSRTLLTRQAVAEARVDELTAALDRADAAARGARARLQELVVTAPFAGQTGLRRVSPGALVTSGTAITTLDDIRTVKLDFRVPEAALAALRPGLAVSARSPAFPGEIFTGVVTVIDTRVDPVTRAVEVVAALPNDQLRLRPGMFMNVGLTLSSRAGAVLIAEEALVPLGERQFVFVVTDGRARRRAVTIGQRHDGMVEVVEGVNAGELVVVRGTQRVRDGAPVEAEQEPPSAGRPAAGS, from the coding sequence ATGCGACTGATCTGGCAGATTCTCCTGATCGCGGGGCTGGGCGGCGGCGCCGCGGGCGTCTGGTACGGCACCCCTGCTCTGCACCGGAACGCACCGCAGGCGGCGGCGCCCGACCGGGCCGCCCGGCCGGTCAACGTGGTCGCGGCGCCCGCCCGGATCGGGGAGATCGCGACCGTGGCCGAGGCGGTCGGCACGCTGCGCGCCAACGAGGCGGTCACGGTGAATTCCAAGCAGACCGGCATCATCCGCGCGATCCGGTTCGACGAGGGCCAGTGGGTCGAGCGGGGATCGGTCCTGATCGAACTGGACGATGCGGAGGCCCGCGCCCAGCTCGCCGTCGCCGAAGCCGACCGGCGCAATGCCCGGCAGCTTCTGGAGCGCTCCCGCACCCTGCTGACCCGGCAGGCCGTCGCGGAGGCCCGAGTGGACGAGCTGACCGCGGCCCTGGACCGGGCGGACGCCGCGGCGCGCGGCGCGCGCGCCCGGCTCCAGGAGCTTGTCGTGACGGCACCCTTCGCCGGGCAGACCGGCCTGCGCCGGGTCAGTCCCGGCGCGCTGGTGACGAGCGGGACGGCGATCACGACGCTCGACGACATTCGGACGGTGAAGCTGGACTTCCGCGTGCCGGAGGCGGCGCTGGCCGCGCTCCGGCCGGGGCTCGCCGTGTCCGCCAGGAGCCCGGCCTTTCCCGGCGAGATCTTCACCGGCGTGGTCACCGTCATCGACACGCGGGTCGATCCCGTGACCCGGGCGGTCGAGGTGGTGGCGGCCCTGCCCAACGACCAGCTGCGCCTGCGGCCCGGCATGTTCATGAATGTCGGCCTGACCCTGTCGTCCCGCGCCGGGGCCGTGCTGATCGCGGAGGAGGCGCTGGTCCCGCTGGGCGAGCGCCAGTTCGTCTTCGTCGTGACCGACGGCCGCGCCCGGCGCCGGGCCGTCACGATCGGCCAGCGCCACGACGGCATGGTCGAGGTCGTGGAGGGCGTGAACGCCGGCGAGCTGGTCGTCGTCCGCGGCACCCAGCGGGTACGCGACGGCGCCCCGGTGGAGGCGGAACAGGAGCCCCCCTCCGCCGGGCGTCCGGCTGCCGGGAGCTGA